Proteins from a genomic interval of Clostridium sp. M62/1:
- a CDS encoding ABC transporter permease: protein MEIKTLLKSNINSHRGSILGVFILILLVSLSLGTVLTVWNNSSRYVDSEMNRLGYGDITAWVSGLSQTAPLAEEISTLDEVQSVGVQSLIFSEYEIGDQESDSEGQLITYDPAHYPYKFFADDLSGYREAPAEIVSGEVYASASAASMFGVQVGDSITFPIARSGGDMSFTVAGFYEDPFMGSSMIGMKGFLINGQDHEEIIGMIEESGADSLAREGFMLHISQVYGSALTAAQFNALLNENTSLTSYVEFTHSRESISGFMLTLQNVFTSLLLAFVAILLLASMAVLSHSIGSTIEQDYKNMGILKTMGFTSGKLRKIQLLQYSITTLYGMGVGLLLSIPAAGLICTMTVTATGLLIPSALPASICLTALAAILLLLMGFVWFRTGTIRRISPVNAIRGTWKKSQESKRAAFPIQKKGLPFWLALRQLLSGRRRYMGACLAAVLLVFFASLIGRVNAWLGPNGEGLMDAFNPSDLHIAAQPMRETATRQVEQTIESYTSIIDSYDLAMPSVSVNGVDMTANVISEPERFHLLSGQTCREADEVVLTEFVAADLGVSVGDSIIVAGALGSGEYVVSGIYQCANDMGMNIGMNREGYDRIGEESPSIWCTHYFGADLSLKPEIMQALQDTYGGDVYLHENSWPGLAGILSAMQALMIFLYAMVILFVLVVTLLTAGNLLQAEQRDLSIYRAMGFSSGQLRCSFALRFGMIALLGSTLGTILSAFLTDPLVAMLMRMEGISNFSSQPDIFTAVLPGIVVIVLFLLFAYSAAGKIGKTSLALLAEE from the coding sequence AGATGAACCGGTTGGGCTATGGGGATATCACTGCCTGGGTATCAGGGCTTTCGCAGACAGCTCCTTTAGCGGAGGAAATTTCTACCTTGGACGAAGTGCAATCAGTTGGGGTACAATCCCTTATCTTCTCCGAATATGAAATCGGTGACCAGGAGTCAGACAGCGAAGGCCAGCTGATTACCTATGACCCAGCGCACTATCCCTACAAATTCTTTGCTGATGATTTGTCCGGCTACAGGGAGGCCCCTGCAGAAATTGTGTCAGGAGAAGTCTATGCTTCTGCCTCTGCGGCATCCATGTTTGGGGTGCAGGTTGGGGACTCCATCACCTTTCCCATTGCCCGCAGCGGAGGAGATATGAGCTTTACTGTGGCGGGATTTTACGAAGACCCCTTTATGGGCAGCTCCATGATCGGAATGAAAGGGTTTCTGATAAACGGGCAGGATCATGAGGAAATCATCGGGATGATTGAGGAATCCGGCGCGGACAGCCTGGCTCGTGAAGGGTTTATGCTGCACATTTCTCAAGTTTATGGCAGCGCCTTGACCGCCGCACAGTTCAATGCTTTATTGAATGAGAATACCAGCCTGACAAGCTATGTGGAGTTTACCCACAGCCGTGAATCTATCTCTGGCTTTATGCTGACTTTGCAGAATGTGTTCACCAGCCTCTTGCTGGCCTTTGTGGCAATTCTGCTTCTGGCGTCCATGGCGGTGCTCTCCCACAGCATCGGCAGCACCATCGAGCAGGATTATAAGAATATGGGAATCCTCAAAACCATGGGGTTTACCAGCGGAAAACTGAGAAAAATTCAGCTTTTGCAGTACTCTATCACCACACTGTACGGTATGGGAGTGGGGCTGCTTCTTTCTATCCCAGCAGCCGGCCTGATTTGCACAATGACAGTGACTGCCACCGGATTGCTGATTCCATCTGCACTGCCCGCCTCCATTTGCCTGACTGCCTTAGCGGCAATTCTTCTCCTGCTGATGGGCTTCGTTTGGTTCCGCACTGGGACGATCCGCCGGATTTCTCCCGTGAACGCCATCCGCGGGACCTGGAAGAAATCCCAGGAAAGCAAAAGGGCGGCTTTCCCCATCCAAAAGAAAGGGCTTCCGTTCTGGCTTGCCCTGCGGCAGCTTCTCAGCGGCAGGCGCCGGTACATGGGAGCCTGTCTGGCGGCAGTATTGCTGGTGTTCTTTGCTTCACTCATTGGCCGGGTAAACGCCTGGCTGGGACCAAACGGTGAGGGGTTAATGGACGCCTTTAACCCCTCCGATCTGCACATTGCCGCCCAGCCTATGAGGGAAACAGCAACCCGCCAGGTAGAACAGACAATTGAGAGTTACACATCCATTATCGATTCCTATGATTTGGCCATGCCCAGCGTTTCCGTAAATGGTGTGGACATGACTGCCAACGTGATTTCAGAGCCAGAACGGTTTCATCTGCTCTCCGGGCAAACCTGCCGGGAGGCAGATGAAGTAGTGCTGACGGAATTTGTGGCGGCAGATTTAGGCGTCTCTGTTGGAGATAGCATTATCGTGGCAGGGGCGCTCGGCAGCGGAGAATATGTGGTCAGCGGTATTTATCAGTGCGCCAACGATATGGGAATGAACATCGGTATGAACCGGGAGGGTTATGATCGGATTGGCGAAGAATCTCCTTCCATATGGTGTACCCACTATTTTGGGGCCGACCTGTCTCTCAAGCCGGAGATTATGCAGGCTCTTCAGGATACTTACGGAGGAGATGTGTACCTCCATGAAAATTCCTGGCCAGGGCTTGCCGGTATTCTTTCCGCCATGCAGGCGCTGATGATTTTCCTGTATGCTATGGTGATTCTCTTTGTGCTGGTGGTCACACTGCTGACAGCGGGAAATCTGCTGCAGGCCGAGCAAAGGGATCTGAGCATTTACCGTGCCATGGGCTTTTCATCCGGGCAGCTGAGGTGTTCCTTTGCCCTGCGTTTTGGGATGATCGCCCTGTTGGGCAGCACTTTGGGGACAATTCTCAGCGCTTTCCTCACCGACCCGCTGGTGGCGATGCTTATGCGGATGGAGGGCATCAGCAATTTTTCCTCCCAGCCGGATATCTTTACCGCAGTGCTTCCGGGGATTGTGGTGATAGTTCTGTTTCTTCTGTTTGCTTATTCAGCAGCAGGAAAAATTGGGAAAACGTCTCTCGCTTTATTGGCGGAAGAATAA
- a CDS encoding cyclophilin-like fold protein, with the protein MKNPFAALIGVFLTLSIAMAGCSSSSGSAESSSSEENNRVSSSQTASRSSEEEDNIPVSNTTELTVRFGDDGEPFVMHLEKNSTAEAIAGYVGTSDWRLPVYSYDESDVMEYYDIPSRYEIPDNSETATKAHAGDVFYSDPNRIVLYYHDAEINEQYTRIGTFDATEEFVDAVENNPVLEGWGNQIVVISDGE; encoded by the coding sequence ATGAAAAATCCGTTTGCAGCCTTGATAGGCGTGTTTCTGACACTCAGTATTGCAATGGCAGGATGCAGCAGTTCATCCGGCTCAGCCGAATCCAGTTCTTCTGAGGAAAACAATCGTGTTTCTTCCTCTCAGACGGCCAGCCGTTCCAGTGAAGAGGAGGACAATATTCCGGTTTCAAATACCACGGAGTTAACAGTTCGATTTGGCGATGATGGCGAACCATTCGTCATGCACCTGGAGAAAAATTCTACTGCAGAGGCCATCGCTGGCTATGTTGGCACTTCAGATTGGCGGCTGCCGGTTTACAGCTATGATGAATCCGATGTGATGGAATATTACGATATCCCCAGCCGGTATGAGATTCCTGACAACAGCGAAACCGCAACAAAAGCCCATGCAGGCGATGTATTCTACTCGGACCCTAATCGCATTGTGCTCTACTATCATGATGCAGAGATCAACGAGCAGTACACCAGGATTGGTACATTTGATGCCACAGAGGAATTTGTGGACGCCGTAGAAAATAATCCTGTTTTGGAAGGCTGGGGCAACCAGATTGTGGTTATCAGTGATGGAGAATAA
- a CDS encoding DUF3737 family protein, whose amino-acid sequence MRTIQNQTFDAERALYGSSDILVKDCSFDGPADGESAFKECKDVQVEHSFFNLRYPFWHDHGLSIRDSEMTELCRAALWYSDHIAIENTRLHGIKALRECADVKIAGCDIVSPEFGWSVRGIEMEDCDAESEYFMMRSANLHFTNVRMKGKYSFQYIENSVFENCIFDTKDAFWHARNITVRNSVVKGEYLAWYCENVTFENCKIIGTQPLCYCRGLKLVGCEMIDCDLAFERSEVEATVTTPVISIKNPLSGYIAVPAVGEIIRDIEEAKGTVQVQKQEAKSVCACA is encoded by the coding sequence ATGAGAACGATTCAGAATCAGACCTTTGATGCAGAGCGTGCCCTTTATGGCAGCAGCGACATTTTGGTAAAGGACTGCTCTTTTGACGGCCCAGCTGATGGAGAGAGCGCTTTTAAAGAATGTAAAGATGTGCAGGTGGAACACAGCTTTTTTAACCTGCGATACCCTTTCTGGCATGACCACGGCCTTTCCATCCGTGATTCGGAGATGACTGAGCTTTGCCGGGCTGCCCTGTGGTATTCTGACCACATTGCCATCGAAAATACCAGACTTCACGGCATCAAGGCCCTGCGGGAATGCGCCGATGTAAAGATCGCAGGCTGCGACATCGTTTCTCCAGAGTTCGGCTGGTCTGTCCGGGGTATCGAGATGGAAGATTGTGATGCCGAGAGCGAATATTTCATGATGCGTTCTGCCAACCTGCACTTTACGAATGTACGCATGAAAGGGAAATATTCTTTCCAGTACATTGAAAATTCTGTTTTTGAAAACTGCATCTTCGATACCAAGGATGCTTTCTGGCATGCGAGAAATATCACCGTCCGCAACAGTGTTGTGAAAGGCGAATACTTGGCTTGGTACTGCGAGAATGTTACTTTTGAAAACTGTAAAATCATCGGTACACAGCCCCTGTGCTACTGCAGGGGATTGAAGCTTGTGGGCTGTGAGATGATCGACTGCGATCTGGCCTTTGAGCGCAGCGAGGTAGAAGCTACGGTTACAACGCCGGTTATCAGCATCAAAAATCCTTTGTCCGGATATATTGCTGTTCCGGCTGTAGGTGAAATTATCCGGGATATTGAAGAAGCCAAGGGAACCGTGCAGGTGCAGAAACAAGAGGCTAAAAGCGTCTGCGCTTGTGCATGA